In Hirundo rustica isolate bHirRus1 chromosome 2, bHirRus1.pri.v3, whole genome shotgun sequence, one genomic interval encodes:
- the CHD4 gene encoding chromodomain-helicase-DNA-binding protein 4 isoform X8, which produces MASGIGSPSPCSGGSDDDEMEILLNNAIPQHPEPEEEPEEELLSEADTPKIKKKKKPKKLKEPKVPKLSKRQKKELGDSSGEGNEFVEEEEEVLRSDSEGSDYTPGKKKKKKLGPKKEKKNKAKRKEEEEEEEEDDDSKEPKSSAQLLEDWGMEDIDHIFTEEDYRTLTNYKAFSQFVRPLIAAKNPKIAVSKMMMVLGAKWREFSTNNPFKGSSGASVAAAAAAAVAVVESMVTNVDAVLPQPPVDVPLRKAKTKEGKGPNARRKPKASPRIPDIKKPKTKKVAPLKIKLGGFGSKRKRSSSEDDDLDVESDFDDASINSYSVSDGSTSRSSRSRKKLKAGKKKKKGEEDSTVAVDGYETDHQDYCEVCQQGGEIILCDTCPRAYHMVCLDPDMEKAPEGKWSCPHCEKEGIQWEAKEDNSEGEEILEDVVGDAEEEDDHHMEFCRVCKDGGELLCCDACPSSYHIHCLNPPLPEIPNGEWLCPRCTCPALKGKVQKILIWKWGQPPVGPTPPRPPDADPNAPPPKPLEGRPERQFFVKWQGMSYWHCSWVSELQLELHCQVMFRNYQRKNDMDEPPSGDFGGEEEKSRKRKNKDPKYAEMEERFYRYGIKPEWMMIHRILNHSVDKKGNVHYLIKWRDLPYDQASWESEDVDIQDYDLYKQAYWNHRELMRGEEGRPGKKLKKVKMRKLERPPETPTVDPTVKYDRQPEYLDVTGGTLHPYQLEGLNWLRFSWAQGTDTILADEMGLGKTVQTAVFLYSLYKEGHSKGPFLVSAPLSTIINWEREFEMWAPDMYVVTYVGDKDSRAIIRENEFTFEDNAIRGGKKASRMKKEAAVKFHVLLTSYELITIDMAILGSIDWACLIVDEAHRLKNNQSKFFRVLNGYSLQHKLLLTGTPLQNNLEELFHLLNFLTPERFHNLEGFLEEFADIAKEDQIKKLHDMLGPHMLRRLKADVFKNMPSKTELIVRVELSPMQKKYYKYILTRNFEALNARGGGNQVSLLNVVMDLKKCCNHPYLFPVAAMEAPKMPNGMYDGSALIRASGKLLLLQKMLKNLKEGGHRVLIFSQMTKMLDLLEDFLEHEGYKYERIDGGITGNMRQEAIDRFNAPGAQQFCFLLSTRAGGLGINLATADTVIIYDSDWNPHNDIQAFSRAHRIGQNKKVMIYRFVTRASVEERITQVAKKKMMLTHLVVRPGLGSKTGSMSKQELDDILKFGTEELFKDEATEGGDNKEGEDSSVIHYDDKAIERLLDRNQDETEDTELQGMNEYLSSFKVAQYVVREEEMGEEEEVEREIIKQEESVDPDYWEKLLRHHYEQQQEDLARNLGKGKRIRKQVNYNDGSQEDRDWQDDQSDNQSDYSVASEEGDEDFDERSEARRPSRKGLRNDKDKPLPPLLARVGGNIEVLGFNARQRKAFLNAIMRYGMPPQDAFTTQWLVRDLRGKSEKEFKAYVSLFMRHLCEPGADGAETFADGVPREGLSRQHVLTRIGVMSLIRKKVQEFEHVNGRWSMPELAEIEENKKLSQPSSPSPKTPTPSTPGDTQPNTPAPVPPPEDGVKVEEGASAKEQGEAAEPEKELSASATETEAPVECAQPVETPPQEAKSPVNSTEADEKKVEETEVKERPDEPMEVESKADVEKVEDRAATENPSDPPVITLDEKDEKKDDDKRDVVMLQNGEMLKESADERHKKAVKQRFMFNIADGGFTELHSLWQNEERAATVTKKTYEIWHRRHDYWLLAGIINHGYARWQDIQNDPRYAILNEPFKGEMNRGNFLEIKNKFLARRFKLLEQALVIEEQLRRAAYLNMSEDPSHPSMALNTRFAEVECLAESHQHLSKESMAGNKPANAVLHKVLKQLEELLSDMKADVTRLPATIARIPPVAVRLQMSERNILSRLANRSSEPPPPPPQQVLFSRPTGRPAAVSSWPSAVDLSAKLK; this is translated from the exons AACCTGAAGAAGAGCCTGAAGAAGAGCTTCTGTCAGAGGCTGACACTCCCAAAatcaagaagaagaagaagcccAAGAAACTGAAAGAACCCAAAGTGCCCAAGCTCAGCAAGCGTCAGAAGAAGGAG ctgggGGACAGCTCTGGTGAGGGGAATGAGTTtgtggaggaagaagaagaggttCTGCGCTCTGACAGTGAGGGCAGTGATTATACccctgggaagaagaaaaagaagaaattaggacccaagaaggaaaagaaaaataaagccaagcgcaaggaggaggaggaagaggaggaagaagatgaTGACTCAAAG GAGCCAAAGTCAtctgctcagctcctggaaGACTGGGGCATGGAGGATATTGATCACATCTTCACAGAGGAGGATTACCGCACACTCACCAACTATAAAGCTTTCAGCCAGTTTGTCAG GCCACTTATCGCAGCCAAGAACCCTAAAATAGCAGTGTCGAAGATGATGATGGTACTGGGAGCCAAATGGAGGGAGTTTAGCACAAACAACCCCTTCAAGGGAAGTTCAGGTGCatctgtggcagctgctgcagctgcagctgttgcAGTAGTCGAGAGTATGGTGACAAACGTGGATGCCGTCCTGCCGCAACCCCCTGTGGATGTGCCACTCAGGAAAGCCAAGACAAAGGAGGGCAAAG GACCCAATGCCCGGCGGAAGCCAAAGGCCAGTCCGCGTATTCCTGATATcaagaaacccaaaacaaagaAGGTGGCACCACTGAAAATCAAACTGGGAGGATTTGGTTCCAAGCGTAAAAGATCATCG agTGAAGATGATGATCTGGATGTGGAGTCAGACTTTGATGATGCCAGCATCAACAGCTACTCTGTTTCAGATGGATCTACAAGCCGTAGTAGCCGCAGTCGCAAAAAACTCAAggctgggaagaagaaaaagaaag GTGAGGAGGACTCCACAGTGGCTGTGGATGGCTATGAGACTGATCACCAGGACTACTGTGAGGTGtgccagcagggaggagaaattATATTGTGTGATACCTGCCCTCGTGCCTACCATATGGTCTGCTTGGACCCAGACATGGAGAAAGCTCCAGAGGGCAAATGGAGCTGCCCACACTGT GAAAAAGAGGGCATTCAGTGGGAAGCAAAGGAGGATAACTCAGAAGGTGAGGAAATCCTGGAGGATGTAGTGGGAGAtgctgaggaagaggatgaCCACCATATGGAGTTCTGTAGAGTCTGCAAGGAtggaggagagctgctgtgctgtgatgCCTGTCCTTCGTCCTATCACATCCACTGTCTGAATCCCCCGCTGCCTGAGATTCCCAATGGAGAATGGCTGTGTCCTCGCTGCACT TGCCCAGCTTTGAAAGGAAAGGTGCAGAAGATCCTGATCTGGAAATGGGGTCAGCCCCCAGTTGGCCCCACACCACCACGCCCACCTGATGCAGACCCCAATGCTCCACCCCCGAAGCCTCTGGAGGGTCGGCCTGAAAGGCAGTTCTTTGTCAAATGGCAGGGCATGTCCtactggcactgctcctgggtGTCAGAGTTGCAG CTGGAGTTGCACTGCCAGGTCATGTTTCGTAACTACCAACGCAAGAATGATATGGATGAACCGCCCTCGGGAGACTTtggaggggaagaagagaaaagccgaaagagaaagaacaaggaCCCCAAATACGCTGAGATGGAGGAGCGTTTCTATCGATACGGGATCAAGCCAGAGTGGATGATGATCCATAGGATCCTTAATCATAG TGTGGATAAGAAGGGAAATGTCCACTATTTGATTAAATGGAGAGACCTGCCCTATGACCAGGCATCCTGGGAAAGTGAAGATGTGGATATTCAAGATTATGACCTCTACAAGCAAGCCTACTGGAATCACAG GGAGCTGATGCGAGGTGAAGAGGGCAGGCCTGGTAAGAAGTTAAAGAAAGTGAAGATGCGGAAACTGGAAAGACCCCCCGAGACTCCCACGGTAGAT CCAACAGTGAAATATGACCGGCAACCAGAGTACCTCGACGTGACAGGGGGCACCTTGCATCCCTACCAACTGGAAGGGCTGAACTGGCTGCGCTTCTCATGGGCCCAGGGCACAGATACAATCTTGGCTGATGAAATGGGTCTAGGAAAGACTGTGCAGACAGCAGTGTTCCTCTATTCCTTATACAAAGAG GGCCACTCAAAGGGTCCCTTCTTGGTGAGTGCGCCACTGTCCACAATCATCAACTGGGAACGAGAATTTGAGATGTGGGCCCCAGATATGTATGTAGTGACCTACGTCGGGGACAAAGACAGCCGGGCCATCATCCGTGAGAATGAGTTCACTTTTGAGGATAATGCCATACGTGGAGGCAAAAAAGCATCCAGGATGAAG aagGAGGCTGCTGTCAAGTTCCACGTGCTTCTCACCTCCTATGAATTGATCACAATTGATATGGCCATACTAGGCTCCATTGACTGGGCCTGTCTCATTGTGGATGAAGCTCACAGACTGAAGAACAATCAGTCTAAG TTCTTCCGTGTGCTGAATGGTTACTCCCTCCAGCACAAGCTGCTGCTTACAGGAACTCCCCTGCAGAACAACCTGGAAGAACTGTTCCACCTGCTGAACTTCCTGACGCCCGAGAGATTCCA TAACTTGGAGGGCTTCCTAGAAGAGTTTGCGGATATTGCCAAGGAAGATCAGATCAAGAAGCTGCACGACATGCTGGGCCCACATATGCTGAGGCGTCTCAAGGCTGATGTTTTCAAGAATATGCCATCGAAGACTGAACTCATTGTCAGAGTGGAGCTGAGTCCCATGCAGAA gaaatACTATAAATACATTTTGACAAGAAACTTTGAGGCACTGAATGCACGGGGTGGTGGTAACCAAGTCTCATTGCTCAATGTTGTTATGGATCTGAAGAAGTGCTGTAACCACCCCTACCTCTTTCCTGTGGCTGCTATG GAAGCTCCAAAAATGCCAAATGGCATGTATGATGGTAGTGCACTCATTCGAGCCTCTGGAAAGCTGTTGCTGCTCCAGAAAATGTTAAAGAATCTGAAGGAAGGAGGTCACAGAGTGCTCATATTCTCTCAG atgACTAAAATGTTGGACCTTCTAGAAGATTTTTTGGAGCACGAAGGGTACAAATATGAGCGGATTGATGGAGGAATCACAGGGAACATGCGTCAGGAGGCTATTGATCGCTTCAATG ctcctggagctcagcagttctgctttctgctttcaACTCGAGCTGGGGGTCTTGGTATTAACTTGGCCACAGCAGATACTGTGATTATCTACGATTCAGACTGGAACCCCCACAATGATATCCAG GCCTTCAGCCGTGCACACAGAATTGGACAGAACAAGAAAGTGATGATCTACCGCTTTGTGACGAGGGCCTCAGTGGAGGAGCGTATCActcaggtggccaagaagaAGATGATGCTAACTCATCTGGTAGTGAGACCAGGGTTGGGCTCCAAGACAGGCTCCATGTCCAAACAGGAACTTGATGACATTCTCAAATTTGGCACTGAAGAGCTCTTCAAGGATGAGGCTACTGAGGGGG GGGATAACAAAGAAGGTGAGGACAGTAGTGTCATCCACTATGATGACAAAGCAATTGAGCGTCTGCTGGATCGGAACCAGGATGAAACAGAAGATACAGAACTTCAGGGCATGAATGAATATCTCAGCTCCTTCAAGGTGGCCCAGTATGTGGTTCGTGAGGAGGAGATGGGG gaggaagaggaggttgAACGGGAAATTATTAAGCAGGAGGAATCGGTGGATCCCGATTACTGGGAGAAACTTCTCCGTCACCATTATGAGCAGCAACAGGAGGATCTGGCCAGGAATCTGGGCAAGGGCAAACGTATCCGCAAGCAAGTTAACTACAACGACGGCTCGCAGGAGGATAGAG actgGCAGGATGACCAGTCAGATAATCAGTCAGACTATTCAGTTGCTTCTGAAGAAGGAGACGAGGACTTTGATGAGAGGTCTGAAG CTCGTCGGCCCAGCCGCAAGGGCCTGAGAAATGATAAGGATAAGCCTCTGCCTCCCTTACTGGCCCGTGTGGGAGGGAACATAGAG GTGTTGGGTTTCAACGCTCGCCAGCGGAAAGCCTTCCTCAATGCTATCATGCGCTATGGAATGCCACCTCAGGATGCCTTCACCACTCAGTGGCTTGTTCGGGACCTCCGTGGCAAATCAGAGAAAGAGTTCAA GGCCTATGTCTCACTGTTCATGCGCCATTTATGTGAACCTGGAGCTGATGGTGCAGAGACCTTTGCGGATGGGGTCCCACGGGAAGGTCTTTCTCGACAGCACGTCCTTACTCGCATTGGGGTCATGTCTCTTATACGTAAAAAG GTGCAGGAATTTGAGCATGTGAATGGCCGCTGGAGTATGCCAGAACTGGCAGAGATAGAGGAGAACAAGAAACTttcacagcccagctccccctCTCCCAAAACTCCGACTCCTTCGACACCAGGGGATACACAGCCAAACACACCTGCCCCTGTTCCTCCACCTG AAGATGGAGTAAAAGTAGAAGAAGGAGCTAGTGCTaaggagcaaggagaagcgGCTGAACCAGAGAAGGAGCTCAGTGCCTCTGCTACTGAAACAGAGGCCCCTGTGGAG TGTGCTCAGCCTGTGGAGACACCGCCCCAGGAAGCAAAATCCCCAGTGAACTCCAcagaagcagatgaaaaaaaagtagaggAAACAGAAGTGAAGGAAAGACCAGATGAGCCAATGGAAGTAGAAAGCAAAG ctgaTGTGGAGAAAGTGGAAGACAGAGCAGCTACTGAAAATCCCTCTGACCCTCCTGTAATCACTCTGGATGAGAAAG ATGAGAAAAAGGATGATGATAAGAGAGACGTGGTGATGCTGCAGAACGGAGAGATGCTGAAGGAGTCAGCAGATGAAAGGCACAAGAAGGCAGTAAAGCAGCGCTTCATGTTCAACATAGCAGATGGTGGTTTCACTG AACTACACTCCCTTTGGCAGAATGAAGAGCGGGCTGCAACTGTCACCAAGAAGACCTATGAGATCTGGCATCGGCGTCACGACTACTGGCTCCTAGCTGGGATTATCAA TCATGGCTATGCCCGTTGGCAGGATATTCAGAATGATCCGCGTTACGCCATCCTCAATGAACCCTTCAAGGGTGAGATGAACAGGGGTAACTTCCTGGAAATAAAGAATAAGTTCTTGGCAAGGAGATTTAAG ctcctggagcaagCGCTGGTGATCGAGGAACAGTTGCGGCGAGCTGCCTATCTGAACATGTCCGAAGACCCATCTCACCCATCCATGGCTCTGAACACGCGTTTTGCAGAGGTGGAATGCCTGGCTGAGAGCCACCAGCACCTATCCAAGGAGTCAATGGCTGGGAACAAACCAGCCAATGCTGTGCTGCACAAAG TTCtgaagcagctggaggagctttTGAGTGACATGAAGGCAGATGTGACTCGCCTACCTGCCACGATTGCCCGCATCCCACCCGTGGCAGTGCGCCTCCAGATGTCAGAGCGCAACATCCTGAGCCGCCTGGCCAACCGCAGCAgcgagccgccgccgcccccgccccaaCAA GTCCTCTTCTCTCGCCCTACAGGTCGCCCAGCAGCAGTGAGTTCCTGGCCCAGTGCTGTTGACCTTTCGGCCAAGCTGAAGTGA